From the genome of Aerococcus urinaehominis:
GCTGGCACCGGCTGCGGTACAGGCCCAGGTAAATACGCCGGCTAGACTGGCTTGCCAAATTGGATTAAGGTTAATAAACCAATTCATAGATATCCTCCTTATTAGTCATTGTCATCCCACTCATTATAGTCTTTTATTCACGCAATATTAAATATAAGGCTCATGAGCTGTTCGTTTAAGACGAACATATTAGATATAATAATCAAAAGCAGTTGATTTAAAATTAGTGGTAGGATGATATTACTAATAATGTCGAGAGGATGCTGGAAAAATGGCTAAACATATAGAGACAATTTTAGCGCAATTAGGAAACCGTAGTGATGAAGAAACAGGAGCTGTATCAGCCCCGCTTTATTTATCTACGGCTTATCGCCACCCAGGATTAGCTCAATCAACAGGCTATGACTATATTCGGACTGCTAATCCAACGCGAGATATTTTACAGACAGGAATTGCTGAAATAGAAGCAGGGGATGCGGGATTTGCCTGTTCTTCTGGTATGGCAGCTATTCAACTAGTCATTGAGGGTTTACTTCAGGCGGGGGACCAGGTCGTAACGCTTCAAGACTTATATGGCGGCTCTTATCGTTATTTCCATGCGCGCCAGCAGGCTGGGGCCTACCAGTTTACTTATTGCTTAACGGAGGCTGACTTGTTAGAGCGTTTAACAGATGATGTTGCCATGGTATTTATTGAGACACCAACTAATCCAATGATGGTTACCTTTGATATTGAAAAAATTGCTCAAAAAGCTCATGAGCATGGAATTATCGTGGTGGTAGATAATACCTTCTATACCCCCTTGCGCCAGCAACCCTTAGCTTTAGGCGCAGATGTTGTTATCCATTCAGCGACTAAATATTTATCTGGCCATAACGATGTCTTAGCGGGCCTAGTAGCTTGTCGGGGCGAAAAAATTGCTGAAGATTTAACTTTTCAATTAAATACTACAGGTGCTACACTTGCACCGTTTGACTGTTGGTTAGTTATTAGGGGGATGAAGACGCTGTCCTTGCGCCTTAAGCAACATGAACAAAATGCTAGAGCAATTGTTGATTATCTAAAAGGTCAAGATCAAGTGGGTCAGGTATATTATGCCGGTCATTCGGGTATGGTTTCTTTTGAACTTAAGGATTTAAGTAAAATTGAGCCGTTCCTAGCTAATCTAAAGATTTTTTCCTTCGCTGAGAGCTTGGGTGGTGTTGAGAGCTTGATTACTTATCCAAAGACCCAAACGCATGCTGATATCCCGCAGGATTTACGTGAGGCATATGGACTCACTGATCATATCTTAAGAATTTCAACAGGAATTGAACATACTGACGACCTAGTGGCTGATTTAGCCCAGGCCTTTGACCAATTAGCTTAACAGGGGGGGCATAGCTAATATGAATTTACAACAATTAAAATATGCTGTGGTGGCAGCAGAAAGTGGCTCGTTTAGAGAAGCAGCACGGCGGTTATATATGGCTCAGTCCAGTTTATCTACCTCTATTAAGGAATTGGAGGAAGAGTTCGAAATTCAAATTTTTGAGCGTAGCAAGCGAGGCATCTTTATTACTAAAGAAGGTAGTGAGTTCCTCTCTTACGCCCGCGATATTCTTTCTCAGGTAGATGTTTTAGAAGCGCGCTATTCAGAGGAAGGCAGTAAGCGCCTTTTCTCTATCTCTGCTCAGCACTATGATTTTGTTTCAGAAGCCTTTAGCCAGCTAATTAATGAAGCTAGTGAAAGCACGGCACATTTTCGCCTCTTAGAAACATCTACTAATCAAGTACTACAGGATGTTCGGAATGCCTATAGCGAGTTAGGAGTCATTTATATGAATGACTTTAACCGTCGCGTCATTAATCAATATTTAGGTCGTTATGAGATGACTTTTGAACCCTTGGGCACCTTCGCTCCCCACATATTTGTTGGCAACCATCATCCTTTAGCAGACCGGAAAAGTGTAAGTTTAGCAGATTTAGAAGCTTATCCAATTTTACGTTTTGAACAAGATACCGGTTCTTCAACCCAATTTACTGAAGAAGCAGTCGAGCTTGAAGAATCAGAGAGCACCATGATCACGGTTAGTGACCGGGCTGTAGCTATTAATGTTTTAGAAAATACTCAGGCTTATCTAGCGGGAACAGGTATTTTAACATCGCTATTTAACCAGCATATGCGGACGATTCCGATTTCAGATAGTCCCACCACTAATGAGATTGGTTATATTCAGGTGCGCTATCGCAAATTGAGTGATTTAGGTCAAAAGTTTATTAAGATGTTAAAAAAAGCAGTTGCCGATAATAGTACAGAAGAGGAAAACATTTAAATGTTTTAGGGGCGATGCCGTTTATATTATTGATTGCTTTAAGCCTTAGGGTATAGCAAACTAGATTGATTTTTGAAAAAGATGAGCATTTAAAAATATAATATATAAGGTCCTTGAAGTAAGTGTTAAATAAGCTTGGTTTTTTGCCATAAATTATGGTATGCTTTTAACATTAATTTTTATTTAAGAGAGGACTTAATATGCAACCAATTTATGCTTTTACGCTGATAGTGGTGGTCTTTGCCTTGGGTAATATTATTGCTGTTAAAACACGGTCAATTGTATCCATGCTTTTCACTGCTTCAGCTTTCTTTCTAATTGCTTTTATCTTAGGATTGCCCCGGACAGTATTAGCTGATTCTACTTTATTAGATATGGGTGCTATGCTGATCCCTATCCTACTCGTCCATATGGGAACGTCTATGAATTTTAAACAATTATTAGAACAATGGCGGGTTGTACTGGTAGCTATAGCCGCCATTATTGGTATAGTAGTTGTTGTTGTCGGCCTTGGTCAGTTCTTAGTTGGCTTACCTGCTGCCCTTGTGGCTGCGCCTCCAATTGCTGGAGGGGTGATTGCCGGTATTCAAATGGGTGAAGTTGCTGCCAACCTGGGGATGGCTGAGTTACAAATTTTAGCTTCTTTACTGGTAGTTGTCCAAGGCTTCTTTGGCTATCCAATAGCTTCTTTTGCCCTTAAAAAAGAAGCTAACCGGA
Proteins encoded in this window:
- a CDS encoding LysR family transcriptional regulator; this translates as MNLQQLKYAVVAAESGSFREAARRLYMAQSSLSTSIKELEEEFEIQIFERSKRGIFITKEGSEFLSYARDILSQVDVLEARYSEEGSKRLFSISAQHYDFVSEAFSQLINEASESTAHFRLLETSTNQVLQDVRNAYSELGVIYMNDFNRRVINQYLGRYEMTFEPLGTFAPHIFVGNHHPLADRKSVSLADLEAYPILRFEQDTGSSTQFTEEAVELEESESTMITVSDRAVAINVLENTQAYLAGTGILTSLFNQHMRTIPISDSPTTNEIGYIQVRYRKLSDLGQKFIKMLKKAVADNSTEEENI
- a CDS encoding aminotransferase class I/II-fold pyridoxal phosphate-dependent enzyme; its protein translation is MAKHIETILAQLGNRSDEETGAVSAPLYLSTAYRHPGLAQSTGYDYIRTANPTRDILQTGIAEIEAGDAGFACSSGMAAIQLVIEGLLQAGDQVVTLQDLYGGSYRYFHARQQAGAYQFTYCLTEADLLERLTDDVAMVFIETPTNPMMVTFDIEKIAQKAHEHGIIVVVDNTFYTPLRQQPLALGADVVIHSATKYLSGHNDVLAGLVACRGEKIAEDLTFQLNTTGATLAPFDCWLVIRGMKTLSLRLKQHEQNARAIVDYLKGQDQVGQVYYAGHSGMVSFELKDLSKIEPFLANLKIFSFAESLGGVESLITYPKTQTHADIPQDLREAYGLTDHILRISTGIEHTDDLVADLAQAFDQLA